One window of Streptomyces sp. SUK 48 genomic DNA carries:
- a CDS encoding thioesterase family protein: MLNTDGATPGALLRKPVNGWLRADAHLRGFGGFHGGLALALLTSAMREHAPGLELQSVTGRFDRPVDPGFTVDSSLVRAGRTLSVVRALAQSEKGPAIEASAVFARRGEGSWQAVAPEPPAAPGPEECDVFAIPAQFVPIATSMEIRPVGAARPYAGGPVPELIAWVRLVEDDEAPDVLRFVLLMDALAPSYAAILSTLAVVPTVELTVRPAPGLAGAASPWILLRATTRAAGPDGWVDEQVDAWSVQGTHLGSAHQLRVVRAV; encoded by the coding sequence ATGCTGAACACTGACGGGGCGACACCGGGAGCCCTCCTGAGAAAACCGGTGAACGGGTGGCTGCGGGCGGACGCGCACCTGCGCGGCTTCGGCGGCTTCCACGGCGGTCTCGCCCTCGCCCTGCTGACCTCCGCGATGCGCGAACACGCGCCCGGACTCGAACTGCAGAGCGTCACCGGCCGGTTCGACCGGCCCGTCGACCCCGGCTTCACCGTGGACAGTTCCCTGGTGCGCGCCGGGCGGACCCTGAGCGTGGTCCGTGCCCTGGCGCAGAGCGAGAAGGGGCCGGCGATCGAGGCGTCCGCGGTGTTCGCCCGCCGCGGTGAGGGCTCCTGGCAGGCGGTGGCCCCCGAGCCGCCCGCGGCGCCGGGGCCCGAGGAGTGCGACGTGTTCGCCATCCCGGCGCAGTTCGTGCCGATCGCCACCAGCATGGAGATCCGCCCCGTCGGCGCGGCCCGCCCGTACGCGGGCGGGCCGGTGCCCGAACTGATCGCGTGGGTACGGCTGGTGGAGGACGACGAGGCGCCCGACGTGCTGCGCTTCGTGCTGCTGATGGACGCGCTCGCCCCTTCCTACGCGGCGATCCTGTCCACCCTCGCGGTCGTGCCGACCGTGGAGCTGACCGTGCGCCCCGCACCGGGGCTCGCCGGCGCCGCCTCCCCGTGGATCCTGCTGCGGGCCACCACCCGCGCCGCCGGGCCCGACGGGTGGGTGGACGAGCAGGTGGACGCCTGGTCGGTGCAGGGCACGCACCTGGGCAGCGCCCATCAGCTGCGGGTGGTCCGCGCCGTGTGA